The sequence TTCGAAATAATGAACTAACTACTAGAGATTAAAGTCTAAGCTTTTCTTAATTCTCCAACCAGGGATTTGATAAAACTTTCTTTATCTTTCTTTGCTTCCTTTAAGGTGTTTTGTAAACCCTTAGGAATTTTAAAATACTTCTCCGCCCAGAAATGGATCTCAACGAGGATTGGTAACAAATCAATTCCTTTGTCAGTCAGTCGATACAATACCTTAGCTTTACTTTCTGGATGTTCTAGTTTTTCAATGAGTCCATTTTCTTCTAAAGAGAGAAGCCTCGAAGCAAGGATATTTGTAGCAATTCCTTCCTCGGACTTTAGAAAATCTCCGTAAGTTCTCCGTTTGTGAAAAACTAAATCCCTGATGATGAGTAAAGACCATTTGTCTCCCCAAATATCCAGAGAGCAGCTGATAGGACAATCTGACCTTTTTTTGTTCGCAGACATAAATAATATAAGAAAAAAGTGCTTGCAAAATGCAACTACTTTTAAGTTTGATCTACTTGTGAATTGCAAGTGGTTTTGGGGGATCAAATGAAACAAACAATTTTAGTCACAGGAGCCTCTTCGGGGATTGGACGTTTAGTGGCAAGTCAGCTACATAAGGAAGGGCACTCAGTTATAGGTACAAGTCGATACCCAGAAAAATACAGATCGGAACTTCCTTATCCTTTGTTAGAGTTGGATTTGTCTTCTGATTCTTCTATTGGTTCTTTTGGGAAACGTTTATTTCAACAAATTGGACATCTTGATGTTCTAATCAATAACGCTGGTTTTTTGGTTAAAGGCCTTGCGGAAGAAACTTCCGTTACCTTGGGAAAAGAACAATTCGAAACCAATTTTTGGGGTACGGTGAAGGTTACGAATGAAATTTTACCTTATCTAAGGGCAAAGAGGAAGGGAAAAATCATTACGATTGGATCTTTTTTAGGTCGTATTAGTCTTCCTTCCGTTGCCTATTATTCTGCCTCCAAACATTCATTAGAAGGTTATTTTAAATCATTACGATTCGAATTAAATGAATTTAATATTCATGTGAGTATGGTTGAACCAATGAGTTTTAAAACCAATATAGGTGAAAGTTCGATTTCGTCTGAAGGGAACATTCCTGATTATGATTCGGTGAGAAAAAAAGTAGCAGGTTTTTCTAAGGCAGAGTTTGCAAATTCGCCATCTCCGGAGCCTGTGATCCAAACAGTTTTAAAGTTGGTAAATAAAAAGAATCCAGGATTTCATTATCCAGTGGGTAAGGGTGCTCGTTTGATTCTTTTCCTCCAACATTTTGCCTATCGGCTTTTTGAAACTTCCATTTTGAAGAAAATGAACCAAAAAAATTAGATCATCCATTACAGGTAAACATGAAAGCATATACAATCAATCGTTACAGCAAAAAAGAAAAATTTGAACTTGCCCAGATTCCTGAGCCTAGTGTTGGTGAACGAGATGTACTCGTAAAAATCCATGCAGCAGGACTGAATCCTCTAGATTCAAAAATTAAGAGCGGTGCCTTTAAACTCATTTTACCTTATCATTTCCCTTTGGTTTTAGGCCATGATATCGCAGG is a genomic window of Leptospira brenneri containing:
- a CDS encoding winged helix-turn-helix transcriptional regulator is translated as MSANKKRSDCPISCSLDIWGDKWSLLIIRDLVFHKRRTYGDFLKSEEGIATNILASRLLSLEENGLIEKLEHPESKAKVLYRLTDKGIDLLPILVEIHFWAEKYFKIPKGLQNTLKEAKKDKESFIKSLVGELRKA
- a CDS encoding SDR family NAD(P)-dependent oxidoreductase is translated as MKQTILVTGASSGIGRLVASQLHKEGHSVIGTSRYPEKYRSELPYPLLELDLSSDSSIGSFGKRLFQQIGHLDVLINNAGFLVKGLAEETSVTLGKEQFETNFWGTVKVTNEILPYLRAKRKGKIITIGSFLGRISLPSVAYYSASKHSLEGYFKSLRFELNEFNIHVSMVEPMSFKTNIGESSISSEGNIPDYDSVRKKVAGFSKAEFANSPSPEPVIQTVLKLVNKKNPGFHYPVGKGARLILFLQHFAYRLFETSILKKMNQKN